TCATCTTGATTTTTATCTTATCTTTATTATGACAATATTTTGATTGAAATTAGGTGTTTACTTGTTAAATTGTTGCACACGGTTTCTGTAACAatgtttttgtgtgtgtgacaaaataaaaaatatttgggTTTGTCTAGACAGACTCTCAAATCTAAAATCGTAATGGCATGGTGGGTTAGGTGTTCCGTTCACATGGAACCACCCACCAAAGGTTGTACTAAAAGATGGAAGGTCAGAATGCCGGAATGTCGGGATACTAAAAACCGGAACGcataaaaatgaataaattaaaaataaataaataaatgagttaattaattaaaaccTGTATTTCTGAAACCCATAACATACTTCAATtcaaaaaggcaaattccccCAGTATCTCCACCCACCCACAATCCCGCCTGTTCCCCCACAAAAAAACCTTTGGTTATCTTTAATCGGTAAGAACGCTTTGTagtgatattttattttattttatggtCATAATGTGTTTTAAGAAACCATCTAATATTTTGTGACGATCCTTTATTTCCGGGTGGCAAAGATAATGGTAAAGTCTCCCTCCAAAATGTAATTATGATAATGCATTTATCAAAGTTACATGTAGTGGTACAGTGATGGGAAAATGGACGCTTCTGTGAGGTAAGTGTTGTTACGTTCTTTATTTAAGACTCGTTTCTTTTCGTTTATTACATTTAAAATATACCAAGTATTAAATATCAGCTAAGTAATCATTGTATTGTGTTCAACAGCGGTCCTAAGAGCCCGGAAAAAAGGAGGTACGCACTTGAGTTTTGGAATATTTCGATTTAGTGTCTCATCGATTCTGCGAATACTACTGTATTAGTTTTATCCTTTTCACCCCTACTACAACTGTACGTTTTATTTGATGATATCACTGAATGTTGGTCAGTTTGACCGCAAAGTTAAGTACTATGTTGTACTGTACGTGGATAATATTCGGCGAATACACTACTTGTCCTTAGGTCATGATTTGGTGGCGTGTATTTTTCATCTTTGACACGAGGTGCTACAAATGGACCATATTTTAATTTTAGCGACCGTATCGCGATTTCAAGGTTACCGGCGCTATTTTACCGTGGGTGCAACACTACTAGGGCGAGTGCAAAATGTACAGTGAATGTAtgcaaaaagccaagatattgATGTTCGATAATTTGAGGAAGGTTAGCATTGTGCAATTTCTATGAATTACAAGCTAAAGATACCAGTTTACCGACCAAATTTGAGGAATGAAGTCTCTCGAAAAAAGCCGCAAATTAAGATTTGGATTATATTTGTCTGTAAAACCTATCCGCCGTTCGCAGGAAAATTTAAAAGCATTCgtatgaaaaactgaaaataagaTTTCTCACTTCGCAGCGAGCGTGAACCCTTCTCATTTAATTGGCAACATCTTTTGCTAGGAATCGTTACTTCGTAATTTGTCAACCATCCTCAAATTATCGAGCATTAAACTCCCGAATTGTTTGCGCCCACCAGTAGTTTTGCACCCGCGGTATAATGGCATCAGCGACcttgaaatggtctattaaatCATCGCATAGACTTAACTTCCCTGCACCTCTTCAAGCCCTACAATAAAACTATTATTGTAACTGTGATATTCTTTGTCTTATTCTACCTTAATTACTAATATTTGTACTATTAATAGTACTACTTTTATTAATTCAGAATTGATTTGACGGCTTGTGAGACAACTTTTTCAATATATTAAAACATGGCTGAGGTGTATACAAGGCCATGGGTTCCTTAGAGTCCAATTCACTGTGTATGAAAATTACCGTGTAATAAACGAAGGGTACGACCTGCATTTCTTTTATTGGATAACGTTGGCCATCCTTTGCGTTAatcttcttgttttctttcagcATTAATGAAAGTTCAGGCGATGACCTAGGTGTCCATTATTTGGGGTATGCACATGTTTTTATCACATCTGTGCGATTTTGTGTGGAATAAAGGGcaaattttcattaaaaatatttgtgtaatgaacaattattccacgagcgcgcgttggatatgagatgatagatagccaacgaggcgcctAGCGCCGAGTTAGCTATAACAGGAGCCTATGagaaggagcatgcaactccattatgtttctgtcacggcgttttcatagaccgatttaattttagatcgaatctactttgaatgagactcccgtgggaatgccataaccaatcacaagacactaattgacgtcactgcgtcactggaccggaactacctttctttcacaaaagaaaaggtgtactaaaaatagatcagtctgtaaaaatgccgtatgggagttgcaagctcctgctcatcggctcctggctataatcatctcatatccaacaagtgcgagtggaataattgttttattaaacgcccccaagatattagacaaatattctcgactttattttgtgagaagaaaccggatataATACCAAGTACAGATAATTTGTAAATGgttaaattgtctcaacttgcctTGTTTTGcgttgactaactcggatgcttaaccccttaactgccgaatgagcgctcagggcacttatagattttactctgtctaacgccagacgattttactcgtcaatggggaaccccttggacggggaAGGGTTAACAATggcaaaataaagttttcaagtttttaccttgaaatattttcacgccgTACTTTGTGGCTTTCATTATGCTCCCTCGTGTTGCGTTtcctaatagttcaatgacttccttttcgtTCAACTCCGGTGctaagcgattttcgccggccgccactgttttttagctcctttttaaatttaagctgacgcgtatgcttaccatatttggagattatgccTTGTAtgtataaacaatagccttcatttggcgcgaaaatatgctcggatatttgtccgcggacattatctattccgagaagcgaacaggtttccgagagcgaagctagaggaaaactgtgagcttcgaggaacagataatgtccaaggacaaatatccgagcatattttcgcagccaaattgaggctattgtgtttattatccatcggttttaaaaattggggaatatcctcggatattccccagttttagttggggaatattcgcccctttgacgcgtttagaccaatcgcgcgcgaacgaaaatatttgatggatgaAAATGGCTGATATACCATAATGGTTAAGCCAAGAAAaggtcttgaattgcattatcagtgccgtagcaaggatAATATAGGTGGAGGGGgagcacgcgagcgccggaggcacAAGCCGCTGGGGGGGGTCTGGGGGAGAAttctcccccagaaaattttgaaatctcaatgcttggaaatgctatttccagcgttctccaagagctatttctgatttacgcatatcgcaaattatttacttcgtacactgtctcagcaaaccaatgcacattgagagtataactcttgaaacgtcaattacaaaatagaacaccgactatctctgtatcttgaaagcagcaaatgtttcaccttttaGAGTCATCATaataagttcgtagttattaaactgtctgagttgctttagagacaaacgtagacttcatcggcaggtcgttttttgaaaggTTCCCAAACATTTGCttgatgatattttattttcaacattttatacaggtctgtttttactttttagctAAAAAAAACTGGGTGAGCAtggccccccggcccctccccttgctacggcactgattaTCCAATGATCTAATGATGTATTATCCAATGTTTTAATTGAGcattttttttacttctctGCTTTGCTGTTAGCCTGGTGCCATATCTTACGAGAATGCACCCCCACTCCAACTTATTATGCTGGAAACCAGAAAAATCCCGTCTTTAAGATTCTGAAATCCAGACGCGAAATGACGAAGGACGAAAGGGAGGCTCAGATAACGCTGACACTTCTGGTGAAACCTCCACACATTTCTTTGATATGTACTCGTCCCCCAAGAAGTGTCAGACATAACCGTGCTTCTATTCTTGACAGTAGCACCGACAAAACACTAGAAGAAGGCCTTCTTGCAGATGATTGCGGAGTTTGGCTACATAATGCGGCCCAGGAAACGCTGAATTAGCAAGAGCTGGTAAGGGTGGATTGGTGGATGAGACATCTCTCCAAAAGCCATGGATCGTTGTACACCGGCACCACTACGTGAGTAAAAGTTGTCCTGAATTCAGAAGAACGGTGACTTTCAGTAAAGGTATGGCGTATGTGCAATTTCTTGCGCATTACAACCAAGGTCTGGTGAAAAAAGATCTCACATGGGCATAATGTCTAATGAATATTTCTGTTTCTTATTACAATACTGTGGTGTCGTCCACTGTAGGACCCATTAGACTAAGGAAATAAAGCCATAATTTTTAACTTCTGCGTAACTGAcctttgtatttttaagatCAGAATGGGAAAAGGTTGCCGTTGACACTGATCGAATACTAGTACGGTGGAGTAGAGAAACCCTTCCGAATAGAAAGCCCTGTTAGTTGCAAGGACCCAAAGCCAAAGGCTTATAAAAGAACACGGAGGAGTGTTATGCAAGCACTGAAAGAAGAGTTAAATACATCAAAACCAAAGGAATTCAAAAGGGGCCACGAATTCTAACTCCCCCAGATAAGAACCGAAAGATTAAAAAATGAACAgatgtctttttaaatttgtgtaGTTAAATTCTGTCATGTTTGATTGTCCCTCTTTATATCTTATCATATCTTAGTGTAAATTTCTCTCTCATAATTTGAATTGTCAAGACTCGTCCTTCATATCTCAttgtaaatttgaattttgaatttcgaTTGTAAAGACTCACGTCTGTTGTGTCTGATTGtttccaataataataataataataataataactataataatactAAAGATTTCATAGTATAACTAAATTTTGCACAAATCCGATGTACTTCTCTGTATTCCAGGTGGATCCGACGTTTGACATAGGGCCCTTTAGCGTTACCGCCACTCAGTACGAGCACCTGCTGCATGCTTGTAAACAGGCAGAGCTAGTGGAAAGCATCCAGTAATGTTAGGGCCCCAGCTGGTTCATCAGAAAAAAGAAACGTTATCTTTCAAACTACTAGTTGACTTCCTTGTCGATCAAGAGCCAAGACTAAAGAATCTGCGCGCACTTAGAACGGACGGGGAAACTGCTATCTCCTTGACGTTCAAAGGAAGATGTGTCATTTTGTTAGTGCTGTTTTGTGCAATTCATTTACGAAGACATGTCACAGACAAAATGGTCGCGTTAGGAATTGAAGATTCCGAAAGGGGAGGAAATCTGTGCAGACATCTTTGGTGTTCAAGCCGGATCTCCGCTTCAAGAAGGCATCATAGATGCGGACGACGAAGAAAAATTTCACGTGCGTCTAGCTCAGCTGCAAGAAGTGTGGGAGAGAACATCTGGAGTGAAAGGCAGGGAGTTTCACTTGTGGTTTAAGAGAGGTAAAGCTGATGTCATCTTAAGACAAGTTCTCGAACCAGTGCGCCAAAACGCTGGTTTGTTGACAAGCACTTCACAACGAATTGTGTAGAATGTGTCAACAGCATGGTCAGTGACGAGACAGATCACCAACAACACCAGCTGCCCGAGTTTGTTGTGAAAACGCGGCAACCCTCAGAACGACAGCGAAGAAACGCTCAGTGGGCCAGCATAAATAGAGACCCTTACCGTCTTCACGAAAATCTACAGCATCTCGAACCGACGGAGAAAACATGGCTACGAATGGATGCGCGAGAGAGAGAGTCATATGTGGAGATGGTGCTTTCATCATTATCAGACGTCTCCCTTACGAAGTCAGTAGAGGTTTTGCACCATGCTACAGTAACCAGTGAACCAGACAAGTAAAACACTGATTAAAAAAATGATCTCTCACTTCTAGCAGATATACCTCTGGTTAACGACCCTGACACAGATGAGATCGACGATGCAATTGACGATTTGTTTGTACAACCTCGAGTACTTGACGTCAGTGAAGACGACCTGGTACTTGCCTTAGGAACAGTCCCTTCCGCTAATGTGAAAGGTCTGTGGAAGAAAGCTGAGGCTTTCGAAGAAAACCTTGACCAGCCACATCTTGTTACCCCAGGAAAGGCAGAAGGAGAGTTCCGTTGCCACAAAAGCTGTCCTCAGTGGAATGGCCTAGTTGTGTGCTTCCATGTGTTCGCGACAGCATAGTCTAAAGGGAAACTGCTACCCTTCTTGTTGCGGTATCGAAACAGCAAggtgaagaagaaaaatggaaaCCTCACCGCTCTCGCACGAGTGAATATGCCAGCTAGTCCGGGAAAGAAAGGCGGGCTAAGCACTTCCAGGGTAAGACCCGAGGGAATACCGGTTAATGACTTGAGAAAGAGGGAGTATACTTCAAAGCTAGATAGTTATGCAACCCTACCGAATAACGAGCCTTTTCTGTTCAAACGAGTAACGAACAGAATACAAATTTGTCAAGGCTGTAGAACATCCATTCGAGTATCCACCGTTTGACTTCTGCGTGTCGAGGATGGAAAGAGGGCCTTACCCAAGGTAATTTCAGGATCCCACCACGTGCTAGCAATTGTCACTACCATCTTCGCATTTGCTGTATATAACGCAGCTGTGGAGCCGCCATTTGTAGGAAAGGCACTAAAAATACCAAATGAAGTGAAGTGTTGCCTTTTGCAAGTTCATCAGATGCACCTCGCAAATGAGTTTGGTATTCAATTACAATGAACAGCCatctaaaaacaaaaatactgtATACTGTGTAAACAAAACTACCTTCAACTTTATCTTAAAACAGTATTTGCAAAGGTAGACTCATTTTCCAGCCATGGGTGTCCCGGTGCACCCGCGATCCTCCCCACCACCACGGCTGGGCGCGCGGGTTGTGGGGAGGATCGCGGGCGCACCGAGACACCCACGGCTGGAAACTGAGCCTATTGCAAAGGTTACtcgtttcaaatgactggtgcataagtTGTTTATACTTCGTGTTACTTATCATTGATAAAGTCGTCGTTCTATTACTACGTTTAGAATAGTTGTTTTTGCCACCTTTAAATAAAATGTTGGCTACTTTAACATATAGAATTGTATCAAAATGTACTGGTGCCTGCTTATAGTAATCAACCTGTAGTTCAGTTATCACCAAGAATAACATTCTTTGGTGCCAGTATCGATGTATCAGACCACAGGCAGTGGAAAACAAATATCTTACCTGGGCAGCTCAGTATTTTCGAAAGATAGGACGATTGTCGTTTGACTTGATGTGCAAAacctttcattaaattaacagCGGTGTTAACGCAGAATtgtaaaattaaacgagacttacctgtaagttgaagtttgattgagattctaTCGAGTCACCAACTGCACCAAGGGATCACATGAGATTGCCTAGCGCATGCGCAACATCAGTATTCACAGCCGAAATGTGAATGTGAACAATGTATAATAGTATTACCTCAGAAGAGAATTATAAGCCGTAATGGGTAGGTATATTAGAGTCATACCTTACAAACCAAGGGTGGGCATGTGATCCCTTGGTGCAGTTGGTGACTCGAtagaatctcaatcaaacttcaacttacaggtaagtctcgtttcaTTTTACAATTCTATCTCGTCACCACTGCCCCAGGGATCCCATGAGACTTTAAAGCCACCATTCACATGAGGAAGGTACGTATTCCCCACATACACAGACAATGTAGAGTAGAAAAACTATGCCTTTATTGACATTTAACATGAACAGAGCCCAAACACCTGGGTGACGTCTAGCTTCATCTGCATGTACAACATGACAAACTAAAAACTGTAAACACTCACAGTGTACAAATTATGTCCCACTGAGGTTGAGCGAAACCTTTAAGCATTGTTCAGAACTGCTGATGCAAAGGTACTTTCCTCCATGAGGGCTTTGTCATAGAACCGATCAAATGTCCCAGATGAAGACCAGCCTGCAGTTCGCAAAATTTCTTGAATAGGGACGGATGCACCTTTAGCCTTAGAAGTCCCAGCCATTCGAGTGCTGTGGGGTTTAAACATCGAAATATCTATGCCTGCTCTTTCCATGGTTGTTCGAATCCACCTAGAGATTGTGTCCCTAGAGACCCGTTTGTGGGGTTTAACAAAACTTatgaaaagttttgtttcagCTCCTCGGAGAGATTGTGTCCGCCTAAGGTATTCTGTTAAATGACTGTACACACACAAAGCTTTGTTGACAGGATATGCCTTAAGTATTACTGATGGCATCTTAAAACTAGGCGTGCTTTGTTTGACATGCTCTGGTAATGAAAACTCATAAGATGATTAAGTCACTTTCATACACACAGTGTCTAGCATATGTACACTTTGTCCTCTTTGAGCGGACACTAGGGCAATAAGCATAAGTAGTTTAAGCGTCAAGGATTTCAGATCTAACTTCTCCACAGAGTCCTGAGATAATAAGTACGTAAGCACCGTCTGGACCTTCCAGGTGGTGTGGTATCCAGGTGTCGGTGGGTTAGACTTGTAAATTCCTCTCATGAATCTTGACACCAGGGGGTGAGTACCAATAGTGTGATTGTTGGTAGGTAAAATGACTGCTGAAATGGCACTTTTTGCTGTGTTCAGAGTAGAGTATTTCAGACCTTTGTCATGCAGTGTCACTAAAAAATCCAACAAAGTTCCTATAGGGGGATCATATGGATTAGTTTCCCGTCCACGACAAAATTTGAGCCACTGTGCGACATATGGTTGGTACTGCTTATGGGTGTTGGCAGACCAGGACTGCATGATGATTGATGTAGCTGCCTCTGAAATGTTTCTCTTGAGGATGCTTTGCCGGGGACTTGACATACTAACAGTTTTAGGGTCTTTCCCAATGGATGAGGAGTTGTGCTGTGAGGTTGAGTCAGTAGATCTCTGGATTGCGGTAGAAGGCGAAGGTGGTCCACGAAGGACCGTAGAAGCACTGGAAACCAGGGTTGTGTGGGCTACAGGGGGACAAGAAGCACTCCTGAAGATTGGTCCTCCTCTATCTTCTGAAGGCAAAGTGTTATCAAGCTGAAAGGGGGGAACGCATAAAAATAATAAGGACCCCAACTCATGAAAAGAGCATTAGTAAACATTGCGCCAGGATCTGGTCTCCATGATACATAAACTGGGACCTTAAAATTAAGCCTGGAAGCGAATAGGTCTACTTGGAAAGGGCCCCAAAGCTGGGCAAGCCTATTGTAAACTATCATAGATAGTGACCATTCTGTGGAGTCGTTAATCTTCCTAGACTCTTTATCTGCCTCGACATTAGTACTGCCAGGAATGTGGCAAGCACTAATCCAAATGTTCCTCTGAGAACACCATTCCCAGATTTGGATGGCCATGTCATTACAGTTAAGAGATTTAATGCCACCCATGGCATTGAGATAGGCCACTGTGGTGGTGTTATCCGATTGATGGCGAATATGTTTGTTTTGCGTCCCACTGCATAGTGACTTACGTCCTAACAGGACAGCTTTGGACTCTAGATAGTTAATGTGGTATTGCTGTTCATCCAAATCCCAACAGCCTCCAGTTTTGTGATCACCACATACAGCCCCCCAGCCAATTTTTGAGGCATCAGTTGTAAGGATAAAGTCAGGCTTGTCCTGAGTGATGGGCATAAATGAGGAGGTAATATTGTTTACCCACCACTCCAATTCAGACCGAGAATCATTGGAAAGGGTTACTGGCCCATCACAATTCCCTTTGCAAAGCTGCAAAGCCCGTGATTTGTCCTTCTCCAGCTGTCTATAGTGGAGACGACCAAACTGCACACCAGGAAGGCTTGACACAAGTAAGCCTATTACATGAGCCAGTTCTCTAATAGTAACTTTAGTCTCAGACAATAGATTCTCACAGGCTGATTTAACATGGGCAGCTTTCGAGGGGGGAAGTCGAATAGTCATAGAAATGCTATTGAGTAAAAACCCTAGGAATTCAAGTTCCTGAGTAGGGATCAACACCGATTTTTCTGGGTGAATAACAAACCCAAAACTAGCAAAACATTCAACTGTGTGTTGGATGTTGAGTTCGCAGGCACTGCGAGTATATCCCACAAGAAATGAATCGTCAATATGCCCCATACTGACATGGCCCACAGAGTGTCAGTGAGCATAAATGGGTTTGAGGATTTTAGTGAACAGCCTAGGGGCACATGCCAAGCCATTTGGCAGACaagtgtattgataataatttcatttccaCTCAAACTTAAGAAATTTCCTGTCTTCTAATGCTATTGGGACAGAGTAGTAAGCATCCTTAAGGTCTACTGATGCCATAAAGCATTTTGGCCGCATGAGTTTGAGTGCAGTAAGAATATTGTCCATTTTAAAATGCTGATATACCACAAAGTCATTTAGGAATTTCAAATTGAGGATCATGCGGTAAGTGCCATCTTTTTTGGGTCTCACAAACACATTGGATACAAACCCGTTCCCTGTGTGGCCTGTTCTCTCAATGACCCCCTTTAAAAGGCGTTTAGAGATCTCCCCATCAATTACCTCTTTGTCAGAGAGGGAAGAATAGATATGTCTAGGTTCCTGTGCTTGATATGGAACTTCAGACTCAAACTCAATGCGATAATGCTTTATAGCATCAAGTATAAAGAGGTCACTAGTCAGTGACTCCCAAGCAGACACATGTTCCCTTAGCTGGCCTGCTCTGAAGTTATGAACCATGTTACGATATTTCTCCAAACAAGTGTGACCGAAAAGTTCATGTTTGCCTACTTTTTCACAACTGGATGAtactaatttttgttgttggagTTGTTGTTGCTGGCGGACTACTTTTTCCGGAACGGTGTTGATGGGCGGCCTTGCCCCAAAAAAGGCTGGCGGTTGGTTGATTTGTTGCCAGAGCCTCGTGTCCGGTCATAATGGTAAGGCTTGAATCTGCTAAAATTCCTTTTTTACGAGTGCACTGCACCCCGATGGGAACTGTTGGAATAAGGTTTTTGCATCTGCTGTCCTGCTTTTTTAGCTTCTGACATATCTTTTAAGTGTTTGGACAGGTCGTCTCCAAACAATTTTTGTAGACACAGCTATGTCCTCTTTACATAGGCGTGTGTATGGGGGATTAAGCTCAGGCTTAATCAATTCTCTTCGCTTCATGTTGAGCTTCCAATTTGTGTTTCCGAGCATTGCGACACTATCCATCACATGATTTAGCACGTCCCGAGTGTTTGACGTTTTGCCATCAGTGATGTCTTTCACCAATTTTCCCGCCAAGTTGGTTAAGGCCGATATTCCTTGCAGCAAGGGCTCCTGCACCCGCTGGAAAGCCAGATCCACAGCTCGGCTTTTTCTGAGCAACAAGTCCCAGATTTCTTCATTTACCATAGTCACTGCCAAAAATTTGCAATTGTCCGGTGGTGGATGTTTGTCCACTC
This genomic window from Acropora muricata isolate sample 2 chromosome 2, ASM3666990v1, whole genome shotgun sequence contains:
- the LOC136892347 gene encoding uncharacterized protein → MGHIDDSFLVGYTRSACELNIQHTVECFASFGFVIHPEKSVLIPTQELEFLGFLLNSISMTIRLPPSKAAHVKSACENLLSETKVTIRELAHVIGLLVSSLPGVQFGRLHYRQLEKDKSRALQLCKGNCDGPVTLSNDSRSELEWWVNNITSSFMPITQDKPDFILTTDASKIGWGAVCGDHKTGGCWDLDEQQYHINYLESKAVLLGRKSLCSGTQNKHIRHQSDNTTTVAYLNAMGGIKSLNCNDMAIQIWEWCSQRNIWISACHIPGSTNVEADKESRKINDSTEWSLSMIVYNRLAQLWGPFQLDNTLPSEDRGGPIFRSASCPPVAHTTLVSSASTVLRGPPSPSTAIQRSTDSTSQHNSSSIGKDPKTVSMSSPRQSILKRNISEAATSIIMQSWSANTHKQYQPYVAQWLKFCRGRETNPYDPPIGTLLDFLVTLHDKGLKYSTLNTAKSAISAVILPTNNHTIGTHPLVSRFMRGIYKSNPPTPGYHTTWKVQTVLTYLLSQDSVEKLDLKSLTLKLLMLIALVSAQRGQSVHMLDTVCMKVT